A window of Sulfurimonas gotlandica GD1 contains these coding sequences:
- a CDS encoding LTA synthase family protein codes for MHFKNRYTQVISAVIFSILLFTTIRLFFYFSYFDYFGDLTFIETLKSFFMGVRVDVALIFTFTSIIWLILLLPFKFTTNKIYRSSLGVLWGAILGGIIFFNIGDILYFGFVNRHLNNELSLIGNDVGILVDMVVDFYLIQTILGTIFYFTIVYFFYKVFGSDIQNKTIRQREWANMLLVIIIAFIGIRGKLDGISFGTSDAFAVNKVSSGNLALNGFFCYYRGGTINCTDHSAIKSDQAVQVVKDNLASEKFEFMDNNFPLMRKLKPTTKNNYNIVIIMIESLSARYLDELAHNNFKVTPTLDKLAHEGQLFTNFYANGQRSQEGITTIYTGLTQPVGFENLGEGLELYNPSYLGEMAHKNGYSTLAMQSSDRGSFRVDKLSALAGFREYYGAEDIERTGEETGQPNYGAWDGNSLRFLSSKLKTIKEPFVSFCFTASTHSPFYSPGKQWEKYPHDVKSENGFLNTLNYVDTQIKEFMEASKKEPWFDNTIFIFTADHANQTKISNEKEVKLENIYLPEFHIPLIIYAPKLIEPKRTDIISSQGDIVPTIIDILGWQNNFTTIGSSLFDESVKNRFAFVKMGSIVGLSDYDGSIFYNFKNLISKKGSISDENQQLLLSIDSAQAHLLKNSKWMKKD; via the coding sequence TTGCATTTTAAAAACAGATACACTCAGGTTATTTCAGCTGTTATTTTCAGTATTTTACTCTTTACTACCATTAGACTTTTCTTCTATTTTTCTTATTTTGATTATTTTGGTGATTTAACATTTATTGAAACATTAAAGTCTTTTTTTATGGGAGTTCGTGTTGATGTTGCACTAATTTTTACATTCACTTCTATTATTTGGTTAATCCTACTTTTACCGTTTAAATTTACTACCAACAAAATATACAGAAGCTCTTTAGGAGTTTTATGGGGTGCTATCTTAGGTGGGATTATCTTCTTTAATATAGGTGATATTTTATACTTTGGATTTGTTAATAGACATCTAAATAACGAACTTAGTCTGATTGGAAATGATGTAGGCATTTTAGTAGATATGGTAGTTGATTTTTATCTTATTCAAACTATACTCGGTACAATATTTTATTTTACAATTGTATATTTTTTCTATAAAGTTTTTGGTTCTGATATACAAAACAAAACTATCAGACAAAGAGAATGGGCGAATATGCTTCTCGTAATAATTATTGCTTTTATAGGCATCCGTGGAAAACTTGATGGCATCTCCTTTGGTACTTCAGATGCCTTTGCCGTAAATAAAGTCTCTTCTGGAAACTTAGCTCTTAATGGTTTCTTCTGCTATTACCGTGGAGGAACAATAAACTGTACAGATCACTCAGCTATAAAATCAGACCAAGCAGTGCAAGTAGTTAAAGACAATTTAGCTTCTGAGAAATTTGAATTTATGGACAATAACTTCCCTTTGATGAGAAAACTAAAACCAACTACAAAAAATAACTACAACATTGTTATTATCATGATAGAAAGTCTTAGTGCAAGATATTTAGACGAACTTGCACACAACAACTTTAAAGTCACTCCAACTCTTGATAAACTGGCACATGAGGGACAACTTTTCACGAACTTCTATGCAAACGGCCAACGCTCACAAGAAGGAATAACAACTATATATACAGGACTTACTCAGCCTGTAGGTTTTGAAAACTTAGGTGAAGGATTAGAACTATACAACCCTTCATACCTCGGAGAAATGGCACATAAAAATGGGTATTCTACTTTAGCGATGCAAAGTTCAGACAGAGGCTCTTTTAGAGTAGATAAACTAAGTGCACTTGCCGGGTTTAGAGAGTACTATGGAGCAGAAGATATTGAGCGCACAGGAGAAGAAACTGGACAACCAAACTATGGTGCTTGGGATGGTAACAGCCTAAGATTTCTATCCTCGAAGCTAAAAACAATTAAAGAGCCTTTTGTTAGCTTTTGTTTTACTGCGTCTACTCATTCACCATTCTACTCTCCAGGTAAACAATGGGAGAAATACCCTCATGATGTAAAATCTGAAAACGGATTTTTAAATACACTAAACTATGTAGATACTCAAATAAAAGAGTTTATGGAAGCTTCTAAAAAAGAGCCTTGGTTTGATAACACTATATTCATTTTTACAGCTGATCATGCTAATCAGACAAAAATTAGCAATGAAAAAGAGGTGAAATTAGAAAATATATATTTACCTGAATTTCATATACCGCTAATCATATATGCACCAAAACTAATAGAACCAAAAAGAACAGATATCATATCTTCACAAGGGGATATCGTTCCAACAATTATTGATATTCTTGGATGGCAGAACAATTTTACAACCATAGGAAGCTCACTATTTGATGAAAGTGTTAAAAATAGGTTTGCCTTTGTAAAGATGGGAAGCATCGTCGGACTTAGCGATTATGATGGTTCTATTTTTTATAACTTTAAAAATCTTATCAGTAAAAAAGGATCTATATCAGATGAAAATCAACAATTGCTTCTGAGTATTGATTCTGCGCAGGCTCATCTGCTGAAAAACTCAAAGTGGATGAAGAAAGATTGA
- a CDS encoding LTA synthase family protein, with translation MRKNQLTQILALVIFSFIVLMAIRLTLYNFYIDDFSNLTTGEFYTSLLMGFRVDMITIFTFSSLFILTLLFIKKPKYRAKVALLWAILLNIIFILSFSDVLYYDYIHRHISNEIFNLSDDMDIIFGMAFGSMLPFTLGAILISISFLYLVFKLFSSELESFISGKKLLILTIVTILVLFIGIRNSFAGKSFGSSDAYAVNKVSSGNLALNGFFTIYRTAKKTAKHNLVDLDEAIQTTQDALKTSNAPFVNKEYPLLRQYSKKDKEQYNVVIVLLESFGAEHIDGFTKYKELNVTPYFKRLSNEGLKFTNFYSNGYRSIFGITSMFTGVTIPAGAQYLGKGLELSNLSYLGSVAKDNGYSTISMQAANRRSYRVDSVSALAGFDEYYGAQDMPNVEEVDAGREPLTGTYDFNMLDFYHKKLNSMKEPFLGFAFTDTTHSDYHLPSKKYERYPHDLKNYNGALNAYIYADDSIRRFIEGAKKEPWFDRTIFIFTSDHGSGDALNQIAREYRPDDKPLTSIEHFRIPLIIYAPKIFKPMEVKTLGGHNDIFPTIVDMLGWKADIATMGSSLFDEDVNERLVYFYAGNLIGLITNNGYIKYNFKDIVEQVGSQENIQKMKKLLFSVDTAEAGLLEKNRWAK, from the coding sequence GTGCGAAAAAATCAGCTCACTCAAATACTTGCATTAGTTATCTTTAGTTTTATAGTCTTAATGGCAATAAGACTAACTCTATATAACTTTTATATAGATGATTTTTCCAACCTTACAACAGGTGAATTTTACACTTCATTATTGATGGGTTTTCGTGTAGACATGATTACAATCTTTACATTTTCATCTCTATTTATTCTTACCCTTCTTTTTATAAAAAAACCTAAATACAGAGCTAAAGTAGCACTGCTTTGGGCTATTTTATTAAACATAATATTTATACTTAGTTTTAGTGATGTACTTTACTATGACTATATTCATAGACATATTTCAAATGAAATATTTAACCTTAGTGATGATATGGATATTATATTTGGCATGGCATTTGGTTCAATGCTTCCATTTACACTTGGTGCAATACTAATTAGCATCTCATTTTTATATCTTGTTTTCAAACTTTTCTCATCAGAACTAGAGAGTTTCATATCTGGGAAAAAACTTCTTATACTAACTATAGTAACTATTTTGGTTCTGTTTATTGGTATTAGAAATAGTTTTGCAGGCAAAAGCTTTGGAAGCAGTGACGCCTATGCTGTAAATAAGGTAAGTAGTGGAAATCTTGCACTAAACGGCTTTTTTACTATCTATAGAACTGCTAAAAAAACAGCTAAACATAATCTAGTAGATTTAGATGAAGCTATACAAACAACACAAGATGCACTAAAAACTTCAAATGCTCCATTTGTTAACAAAGAGTACCCTCTTCTTCGTCAGTACTCTAAGAAAGACAAGGAACAATACAATGTTGTTATTGTACTGCTGGAATCTTTCGGGGCTGAACATATTGACGGTTTCACTAAGTACAAAGAGTTAAATGTCACACCATATTTTAAACGTTTAAGTAATGAAGGACTAAAGTTTACAAACTTCTACTCAAATGGATATCGTTCCATATTTGGAATAACTTCTATGTTTACTGGTGTTACCATACCTGCTGGAGCTCAATACTTAGGTAAAGGACTGGAACTATCAAACCTAAGCTATCTAGGGAGTGTTGCAAAAGACAATGGATATAGCACTATCTCTATGCAAGCAGCTAATAGGCGTTCTTACAGAGTAGATTCAGTAAGTGCATTAGCTGGATTTGATGAATATTATGGTGCGCAAGATATGCCAAATGTAGAAGAAGTAGATGCTGGACGAGAGCCGTTAACTGGTACTTATGACTTTAATATGCTTGATTTTTATCATAAAAAACTAAACAGTATGAAAGAACCTTTTTTAGGTTTTGCCTTTACTGATACAACTCACTCTGATTATCATCTCCCAAGTAAAAAGTATGAGAGATATCCACATGACCTTAAAAATTATAACGGCGCTCTGAATGCCTATATATATGCTGATGATTCAATACGTCGTTTTATAGAGGGTGCTAAAAAAGAGCCATGGTTTGATAGAACAATATTCATTTTCACATCTGATCATGGAAGTGGAGATGCTCTAAACCAAATTGCAAGAGAGTATCGTCCAGATGACAAGCCACTAACATCTATAGAGCATTTTAGGATTCCACTAATAATATATGCCCCAAAGATATTCAAACCTATGGAAGTAAAAACTCTGGGCGGGCATAATGATATATTCCCTACTATAGTAGATATGTTAGGCTGGAAGGCAGATATAGCTACCATGGGAAGTTCACTTTTTGATGAAGATGTAAACGAGAGGTTAGTTTACTTTTATGCAGGTAACCTCATCGGTCTTATTACAAATAATGGATATATTAAATACAATTTTAAAGATATTGTTGAACAAGTTGGCAGCCAAGAAAATATTCAAAAGATGAAAAAACTACTCTTTAGTGTGGATACAGCAGAAGCAGGACTGCTAGAGAAAAACAGGTGGGCTAAGTGA
- a CDS encoding glycosyltransferase family 9 protein, giving the protein MTILVCRTDKLGDFITALPSMYVLKHHNPNNRIIACVAPLNKTLAESCDFIDEVIVDNGDSIWTFASELRALKIDVSITLFSSTRIAFVQFLARIPKRIAPATKIAQIFYTHRVKQRRSEVKMAEFEYNLELTKTLFPDINLDYKKPLLEFDDAKKIYEVFSINNDIEKDVIAFHVGFGGSSDANWNLDEYEELIHTVLIQNKYQVVLTFGPDEKELYEEMQGRFMAYNVVFYFSQESIRYFAKLISNFKLFVSTSTGTYHLASLVGTPTMTFFADTLFASSKRWKSIGDENKQQHFMIPLEQDKRQKMFDEVLLLLKTID; this is encoded by the coding sequence TTGACTATTCTAGTATGTCGCACAGATAAGCTTGGTGATTTTATAACTGCACTTCCTTCTATGTATGTGCTTAAACATCATAATCCTAACAACAGGATTATAGCTTGTGTAGCTCCGCTAAATAAAACTTTGGCAGAGTCTTGTGACTTCATCGATGAGGTAATTGTAGATAATGGCGATAGCATCTGGACTTTTGCTTCAGAGCTTCGTGCTTTAAAGATTGATGTTTCAATAACTCTCTTCTCAAGCACGCGTATAGCTTTTGTCCAGTTTTTGGCACGAATTCCAAAGCGAATAGCTCCAGCAACAAAAATCGCTCAGATTTTTTATACCCATAGAGTTAAGCAAAGACGCAGCGAAGTGAAGATGGCTGAGTTTGAGTATAATCTAGAATTAACAAAAACTCTGTTTCCTGATATAAATTTAGACTATAAAAAACCGCTTTTAGAGTTTGATGATGCTAAAAAGATATATGAAGTTTTTAGTATAAACAATGACATAGAAAAAGATGTAATAGCATTTCATGTTGGTTTTGGAGGTTCTTCAGATGCTAACTGGAATCTGGATGAGTATGAGGAGCTTATACATACTGTCTTGATACAAAATAAGTACCAGGTAGTGCTTACTTTTGGGCCTGATGAAAAAGAGCTTTATGAAGAGATGCAGGGTAGGTTTATGGCTTACAATGTAGTCTTTTATTTTTCTCAAGAGAGTATAAGATACTTTGCAAAGCTTATAAGTAATTTTAAATTATTTGTGAGTACTTCAACGGGAACTTATCATTTAGCATCTCTTGTTGGAACACCTACAATGACATTTTTTGCAGATACTTTATTTGCAAGCTCAAAGAGGTGGAAAAGTATAGGTGATGAAAATAAACAGCAACACTTTATGATTCCACTTGAACAAGATAAGAGACAAAAAATGTTTGATGAAGTACTTCTTTTATTAAAAACTATAGACTAA
- a CDS encoding glycosyl hydrolase, with protein MDEERLKAPFSWDEYSDQPAQLKDRTYKKQMRQREFFSLFKTVFTALVILPISIIMMPYIKRKEVDSETFFSLGVDYQREPELTLELLEELDLKRILVRVKLWELNTINELKNFLLQNKHRKVTLKILQDREHIEDLKLFQKDLRGIFASLDGLVDIYEIGSTINRAKWGFFSVDEYNKFYKTAYDLREAEFPNIKLIGSGVIDFEYHFTAHTLFNFFKYHYNGIASLLYVDRRGAPENMQMGFALSDKIALLSTMVWMSPKSEHELHITETNWPITGTAPYAPTSEYECVSEELYEDFMLRYHLLAFASQQVDSLSWHQLIAPGYGLIDNRSSIRKRSAFNVYKFMLKNLTNAQFLRLDIKRGYYILQCLINNKLLQIHWTLKPTTLKNEDFFEVYSISGKLIENKTLNIGSSPLYIYIKDAV; from the coding sequence GTGGATGAAGAAAGATTGAAAGCTCCTTTTTCATGGGATGAATATTCCGACCAACCTGCACAACTAAAAGACAGAACATATAAAAAGCAGATGCGCCAACGTGAGTTTTTCTCACTTTTCAAAACTGTTTTTACAGCTCTTGTCATACTCCCTATTTCAATAATAATGATGCCTTATATAAAAAGAAAAGAAGTAGATTCAGAAACATTTTTTTCTCTAGGAGTTGATTACCAAAGAGAACCTGAGCTAACACTTGAACTATTGGAAGAGTTAGATTTAAAAAGAATTCTTGTTCGTGTAAAACTTTGGGAGCTTAATACAATCAATGAGTTAAAAAACTTTTTATTGCAGAACAAGCATAGGAAAGTTACACTTAAAATTCTTCAAGATAGAGAACACATAGAAGACTTAAAACTTTTCCAAAAAGACTTAAGAGGAATTTTTGCATCTTTAGATGGGCTAGTAGATATTTACGAAATCGGTTCAACAATCAACAGAGCCAAATGGGGTTTTTTTAGCGTTGACGAATATAACAAATTTTATAAAACAGCTTATGATTTAAGAGAAGCGGAATTTCCAAATATCAAGCTTATTGGAAGTGGTGTAATAGACTTTGAGTATCATTTTACAGCACATACCCTTTTTAACTTTTTTAAGTACCACTACAATGGTATTGCTTCTCTTCTTTATGTAGATAGACGCGGTGCTCCGGAGAACATGCAGATGGGATTTGCTCTATCTGACAAAATAGCATTACTTAGCACTATGGTTTGGATGAGTCCCAAAAGTGAGCATGAACTTCATATCACTGAGACAAACTGGCCAATAACAGGTACAGCTCCATATGCTCCAACAAGTGAGTATGAATGTGTAAGTGAAGAGTTATATGAAGATTTTATGCTTAGATACCACCTATTAGCTTTTGCATCTCAACAGGTTGATTCTCTCTCTTGGCATCAGTTAATAGCTCCAGGATATGGTCTGATTGACAACAGAAGTAGTATAAGAAAACGTTCAGCATTTAATGTATATAAGTTTATGCTTAAAAATTTAACAAATGCTCAGTTTTTACGACTGGACATAAAAAGAGGCTACTACATACTGCAATGCTTAATAAACAACAAACTGTTGCAAATCCACTGGACACTTAAACCAACAACGCTAAAAAATGAAGATTTTTTTGAAGTCTATTCAATCAGTGGAAAACTAATAGAAAATAAAACTTTAAACATTGGTTCATCTCCTTTATATATATACATTAAAGACGCGGTATAA
- a CDS encoding phosphatase PAP2 family protein yields MNKKYLNVKLYFWLLFLVSSIIFVSLPQIDLYVASLFYDGKSFTLNGSWIEDILYHSVKPLIIIFALSSIAIFIYNYVKKKNLLGINSKTMLFIILFLTIAPALIVNTTLKENWGRARPAQIIDFGGTKEFTPAFIPSNQGGYSFSSGHAAAAFSLLGFALLAKRRQKFFITTVIIYGVLVSLARMAAGGHFFSDVVTSFFIVYIATHVLYKLVFKEDSI; encoded by the coding sequence ATGAATAAAAAATATTTAAATGTAAAACTCTATTTCTGGCTACTTTTTTTAGTATCTTCTATAATCTTTGTTTCCCTACCGCAAATAGATCTATATGTGGCTTCTCTTTTTTATGATGGAAAATCATTTACACTGAACGGCTCCTGGATAGAAGACATACTCTACCACTCTGTAAAGCCTCTTATTATAATCTTTGCACTATCAAGCATAGCAATATTCATTTATAACTATGTAAAAAAGAAAAATCTTTTAGGTATAAATTCTAAGACTATGCTTTTTATAATTCTTTTTCTAACAATAGCACCTGCTCTCATAGTCAATACTACTTTAAAAGAGAATTGGGGAAGAGCGAGACCTGCTCAGATTATAGACTTTGGTGGAACAAAAGAGTTTACTCCGGCTTTTATACCCAGTAATCAAGGCGGTTACTCTTTTTCATCTGGTCATGCAGCCGCTGCCTTTAGCCTCTTAGGTTTTGCTCTTTTAGCTAAGAGAAGACAAAAGTTCTTTATCACTACTGTTATTATCTATGGAGTACTTGTAAGTTTAGCAAGGATGGCAGCAGGCGGTCACTTTTTTAGTGATGTTGTAACATCCTTTTTCATTGTTTATATTGCAACACATGTACTTTATAAACTAGTATTTAAAGAGGATTCCATCTAG
- a CDS encoding UDP-glucose dehydrogenase family protein codes for MKISVIGTGYVGLVSGVCFAQMGNSVTCVDIDEKKIQDLKQGIIPIYEPGLEEMTLENYKNKTLDFTTNSYEAIKNSKIAFIAVGTPMGDDGSADLKYVLAVAKTIGEAIEDYMVIVDKSTVPVGTADKVQATIQAELDRRGVDIKFDVVSNPEFLKEGAAINDFMHPDRVVIGADSEKAMDVMKELYAPFMKRHESFIAMDIKSAEMTKYAANAMLATKISFMNEMSQICERVGADINKVRNGIGSDSRIGYSFIYPGCGYGGSCFPKDVQALAKTAKNFGYNPRILDAVEAVNLDQKYVISNKVISRFGENLDGKTFGVWGLSFKPETDDMREASSITIINELTRRGAKIVAYDPKARHEAESYYLKGNDKVSYADGKYDALKDADALILVTEWQEFRSPDFDEMKKLLKNAIFFDGRNQFSKEKMNKYGFEYFQIGVN; via the coding sequence ATGAAAATATCAGTTATTGGGACGGGTTATGTAGGTTTAGTAAGTGGAGTTTGTTTCGCACAGATGGGAAACTCTGTAACCTGTGTAGATATAGATGAGAAAAAAATTCAAGATTTAAAACAAGGTATCATCCCTATCTATGAGCCTGGCCTAGAAGAAATGACATTAGAGAATTATAAAAATAAAACACTTGACTTTACAACTAACTCGTACGAAGCAATTAAAAACTCTAAAATTGCTTTTATCGCAGTTGGAACTCCAATGGGTGATGATGGAAGTGCTGATTTAAAATATGTTCTAGCTGTTGCAAAAACTATTGGTGAAGCTATTGAAGATTACATGGTTATAGTTGATAAATCAACTGTTCCAGTTGGTACAGCTGATAAGGTTCAAGCTACTATACAAGCTGAACTTGACCGTAGAGGTGTAGATATAAAGTTCGATGTAGTCTCTAATCCAGAGTTCTTAAAAGAGGGTGCAGCAATAAATGATTTCATGCATCCAGACCGTGTTGTTATCGGGGCAGATAGCGAAAAAGCAATGGATGTGATGAAAGAATTATATGCTCCTTTTATGAAACGTCATGAGAGCTTTATTGCTATGGATATAAAAAGTGCTGAGATGACAAAGTACGCAGCAAATGCAATGCTTGCTACTAAGATATCTTTTATGAATGAGATGAGTCAAATCTGTGAGAGAGTCGGTGCAGATATTAACAAAGTTAGAAACGGCATCGGAAGTGACAGTCGTATAGGTTACAGCTTTATATATCCAGGTTGTGGATATGGCGGAAGCTGTTTTCCAAAAGATGTTCAAGCATTGGCAAAAACTGCAAAAAACTTTGGCTATAATCCTAGAATATTAGATGCTGTTGAAGCTGTTAATCTTGATCAAAAATATGTAATAAGCAATAAAGTAATAAGTAGATTTGGTGAAAACTTAGATGGAAAAACTTTTGGAGTATGGGGACTTAGTTTTAAACCTGAAACCGATGATATGAGAGAAGCAAGTTCCATTACAATCATAAATGAGCTAACAAGAAGAGGGGCAAAGATTGTAGCTTATGACCCAAAGGCTAGACATGAGGCAGAGTCTTACTACTTAAAAGGTAACGACAAAGTCTCTTATGCTGATGGTAAATATGACGCACTTAAAGATGCAGATGCTTTAATCCTTGTAACAGAGTGGCAAGAGTTTAGAAGTCCAGATTTTGATGAGATGAAAAAATTACTTAAAAACGCAATCTTTTTTGATGGCAGAAATCAGTTTTCAAAAGAAAAAATGAATAAATATGGTTTTGAATATTTTCAGATTGGTGTGAACTAA
- the waaF gene encoding lipopolysaccharide heptosyltransferase II, with translation MKILVILPNWLGDAIMATPAIELLASHYRDARFTFVGSYVSIEALKHHPLCERAIVDDTKKASNRYIATYRLAGELGQFNLAVNFRNQLHASLLLRFTKTVVCISRRSWHSMFLLSHTPKISTTQHLVKQYAQLAMTDADHWNAQVPKLALYIEPKRYDKLTLGINAGATYGSAKRWYPERFAEVAKEFSNQYDIVIFGGPNEVEMASEIESNLKYFNITNYKNLAGKTKIEELCANIAGCSLFITNDSGPMHVAASYQVPTVAIFGPTKHKETSQWMNEKSAIVRHEMDCSPCMKRECPLGHHDCMKTITAAEVIETVKSII, from the coding sequence ATGAAGATATTAGTTATTCTGCCAAATTGGCTCGGAGACGCTATTATGGCTACTCCTGCTATTGAGCTTTTAGCATCTCACTATAGAGATGCAAGGTTTACATTCGTTGGTAGCTATGTTAGTATTGAAGCACTTAAACATCATCCTCTTTGTGAGAGAGCGATAGTTGATGATACTAAAAAAGCATCTAACAGATATATAGCAACATACAGACTTGCTGGTGAGCTAGGACAATTTAATCTAGCTGTAAACTTTAGAAATCAACTTCACGCTTCACTGCTTTTGAGATTTACAAAAACTGTCGTTTGCATCTCTAGGAGATCTTGGCACTCGATGTTTTTACTATCACATACGCCAAAAATCTCAACCACTCAGCATCTTGTAAAACAGTACGCTCAACTAGCAATGACAGATGCAGACCATTGGAATGCTCAAGTACCAAAGCTAGCTCTATATATAGAGCCTAAAAGATATGATAAATTAACTCTTGGCATCAATGCAGGCGCCACTTACGGAAGTGCTAAGCGTTGGTATCCTGAGCGATTTGCCGAGGTTGCAAAAGAGTTTTCAAATCAATATGACATAGTAATTTTTGGCGGACCAAATGAAGTAGAAATGGCATCTGAGATAGAATCAAATCTAAAATATTTCAATATTACAAACTATAAAAATCTAGCTGGAAAAACAAAGATAGAAGAACTTTGCGCAAATATCGCTGGATGCTCACTATTTATTACAAATGACAGTGGACCAATGCATGTAGCGGCATCTTACCAAGTACCAACAGTTGCTATTTTTGGACCAACAAAACATAAAGAAACATCTCAGTGGATGAATGAAAAGAGTGCAATAGTAAGACATGAGATGGATTGTTCTCCGTGCATGAAAAGAGAATGTCCACTAGGACATCACGACTGCATGAAAACAATCACAGCTGCAGAAGTAATAGAAACTGTAAAATCAATTATTTAA
- a CDS encoding NAD(P)/FAD-dependent oxidoreductase codes for MYDFIIVGAGSAGCSIAHFLQRSGKRVAIVDREGIAGGASGVAGAFLSPLPGGKNSYNTFVNEALNFSMNFYEELTPDFINKKGVLRVANDNFSKEKLENNEIDYNYFNAEKLQKMSNDFQGIDGYFYKDAAVIEPLSICNKMVEGCDFYKKDLQELVYKNSFYEIDDIKAKNIILTQGVSKSLAYLPYINISAIFGLRIDVKTTTNIPFNIHKSISISTNKNDGTVAIGATHERHNSSQIECITTCDKCIFYVNTDKQQIDSLLTKANELINLENLEVVKTYKGARATISSYFPVVGKIVDYESSLKKYPSIKNGTKISQDSLVYYPNLYMINALGSRGFVFGPYLAKILSEYIINETPIPKEISTQKLFYKAARKEKSQL; via the coding sequence ATGTATGATTTTATAATCGTAGGGGCTGGTTCTGCCGGATGCTCCATTGCCCATTTTTTACAGCGTAGTGGCAAAAGAGTAGCTATAGTAGATAGAGAAGGAATAGCCGGAGGGGCAAGTGGGGTTGCAGGAGCATTTCTTTCTCCTCTTCCTGGAGGTAAAAATAGTTACAACACTTTTGTAAACGAAGCTCTTAACTTCTCCATGAATTTTTATGAAGAACTAACACCTGATTTTATTAATAAAAAAGGTGTATTACGCGTTGCAAACGATAATTTTTCAAAAGAAAAACTAGAAAATAATGAGATAGATTATAATTATTTTAATGCAGAGAAGCTACAAAAGATGTCAAATGACTTTCAAGGTATTGATGGATATTTTTACAAAGATGCAGCTGTTATAGAGCCACTTAGTATTTGTAATAAAATGGTCGAAGGCTGTGATTTTTACAAAAAAGATCTGCAAGAGTTAGTATATAAAAATAGTTTTTATGAGATTGATGATATAAAAGCAAAAAATATCATACTGACACAGGGTGTAAGTAAATCATTAGCATATCTCCCATATATAAATATATCAGCTATTTTCGGGCTTAGAATTGATGTTAAGACAACAACAAATATTCCATTTAATATTCATAAATCCATCTCGATTTCTACAAATAAAAATGATGGTACTGTTGCTATAGGAGCAACTCATGAAAGACATAATTCATCTCAAATAGAGTGTATTACTACATGTGACAAGTGTATATTTTATGTAAACACCGACAAACAACAGATTGATTCTCTTTTAACTAAAGCCAATGAATTAATAAATTTGGAAAATTTGGAAGTTGTAAAGACGTACAAAGGTGCAAGAGCCACAATTAGCAGTTATTTTCCGGTAGTTGGCAAGATTGTAGATTATGAGAGTTCACTAAAAAAATATCCCTCTATAAAAAACGGTACAAAGATTTCACAAGACTCACTTGTCTATTATCCGAATTTGTATATGATTAATGCGCTTGGTTCAAGGGGATTTGTTTTTGGACCATATTTGGCAAAAATACTGAGTGAGTATATTATAAATGAAACTCCAATACCAAAAGAGATTTCAACTCAGAAACTTTTTTATAAAGCAGCACGAAAAGAGAAATCACAGCTCTAA